The following proteins are co-located in the Pseudomonadota bacterium genome:
- a CDS encoding rhodanese-like domain-containing protein, whose amino-acid sequence MRLKLFLVLVALALSVPWAWAAPHEGYPDIAHGALAAAIKAHKVTLIDCNDQEVYKQWHLPGAIHYYSQQKQLASLLPPSKKALIVSYCANSH is encoded by the coding sequence ATGAGGCTGAAGCTGTTCCTGGTCCTGGTCGCCCTGGCGCTGAGCGTGCCCTGGGCGTGGGCCGCCCCGCACGAGGGGTACCCCGACATCGCGCACGGCGCTCTGGCGGCGGCCATCAAGGCACACAAGGTGACCCTCATCGACTGCAACGACCAGGAGGTGTACAAGCAGTGGCACCTCCCTGGCGCAATCCACTACTACAGCCAGCAGAAGCAGCTCGCTTCGCTGCTCCCCCCCAGCAAGAAGGCGCTCATCGTCTCGTACTGCGCCAACAGCCATTGA